The sequence AGAGAACACCCACAGAGGGCCCTGGAGGACATAAAACACAGGACTGTGGACACTACATCTGAGAAATGTCTGGTTTTTATTCAACTGCTGTCGTGTATTGTGAGTTTGTTATTGTTATAGATAAAAATGCACCACGTTAATGTTTTTATGCAGCTGTTCCGAAACACATTCCTGAATATTTACTAAAACTAGAGCTGAGGATGTACTTGTTTGGTGGATTTGTCGTATGACTCTTTTGTATTACTGAATATTCTGTAAATACTCCACTAGTTACatcaaaattttatttttctttcttgtaTTTTCGCATCTGAAGTTGAAGGACAGATACATTTCCTCAtgtattctgtttatattttctataAGTGAATTAATCGTCATTTCACCTGAATAATTGTGCAAAAAGAGGTCAACAGTTCTGTTTTTTATCAAGACCGATAATAAAAATACACGATAAAGCAATAATGTGTAATATTTCTGCATTGAAGATGTTCAGCTGCTGtacatttattgttttattatgttttattatatcTGTTTCAACAagaactcccatgatcccacactacAACATGACATCATtgaataatttctttttttattgttttgattgagagacccCTAGTGGCAGAAATTAGAGTGTTTAATTATTTTCCTTCTTAAGGAAATCTAATCATATTTTGGGACTTGCATAGAAGGTGTGAATGCTCCTTTGTAGCTTTAATACATTAATTATATCAAATTTTATTCTGAAATGACTGTGACTTTGTGTTGCATGTATTTTATAGTGTATTTCTGAACAAGCAGTACATGGTTATTGATGCAGCTGAAGGTGAAATATAAAACAgacattaaaggttcaatataacAAACTTTATTGATGCAGTTACTGGGAAAAAACAGAAGGAAGCTTCACCTGGAACAATAAAACAGTGGATTATAGAGGATTCTAAGAAATATAAGTGATATTTAATGTAATGATTTGCTTGACAACAGTGTAGATAAAGAGGATACAAACAAACATTACAACAGGCAGCTTTGGTGGTGGTAGCGTCTGTTTTCCTCTAATTAAAACATCTTCATTTTCTTATCTTTAACAATAGAAAATAGTTTATCTTGTCATTGATGCCATTTCACTTTCAACAACCAATAAAAACCAAGACAAGACGAACTGATACCGAACGTCAGCGATAATTGAGTGACTAAACCGGTAACTCATCATTCCAGGAACTGTAGAAACATCTACTGTACTATGTTTGGTGTTGGTCAAAATTAAAGGTATATGCTATGGCAGAATTATTACATTGTAATGAAATTGTTCTCTACATGTAATGGTAGTGTTTAATCATTAAGTTATTAAAGATGAACAATTAGCATAATGTTTAAGAACAAACTCTGGTTTTTAAGCCCTTACGTTTCCCAATAACAAACATTGCAATAGAACTCCACAGGTACCAGTGGAAGCATTAGATAGACTTTAGTAGAAACAATGTAAGTTTGAGACCTCCTCCCATTAAAACTGCTCCAAACTGGGTTAATTTTAGAGACATGGGTGTAGAAAATTCAGCCGAACGCCTAAAAAGGAGGTCTTAGCTTAACGGTATAAAAGGGAGATACAAAGTATTGTCAGTCAGTTGGTTCTCCAGAACTATTCAAGTGTTTGTTCAATAAACACTTCTGGATGGAACTTCTCCAGATTTTGTCTGTAGTGTGGTCAGAGTTAGAAAAACTGTTAATCATCATCAGAGgacctgaaaaccacctgaacctgCAGTTATAACAGTTCATCTAAACCTGACCAAGCAGTCTACAGGttctgtggatggatggatggatggttggttggatggatggatggatggatggatggttggttggttggatggatggatggatggttggttggttggttggatggttggttggatggatggatgcagttACACTAATTGCTGTGATTATTCCCACATAACTCCCTGGAGGACCTGGCTAATTCCTGGAACACTGAAGGACTGAGTGACTGGAATGAGACTGTGACAGAAACACCTTGAACAGATCGTGGAAGCTTCCAAAAGGCCTTTAGCGTAGGGGTGTGGTTTAGTTTCGGCGCCACACCGGTATGGAAGTTTGTCTGGGGGCCACGCCACCGCTGCAGGGAACGTAGTACGAGCTGGTCTCCAGACATTTAGGCGTGAGCTTCAGACACACGAAGCAGAACTCCACCTGACAGCGAGGACAGAGGATGTTCTTGCAGCCGGTTTTGTCGTGCTCCACCTTCTGTCCACAGGTGGGACAGGCCCGGATGGAGGGGACCTCGCCGACCCCCTGCACTTGGTTGAGGATGGTGGTCTTGCAGTTCTTGAGCAGCTGCAGTTCGTGGTTGGTGCAGCCGTCGTTGTCGCAGCGGTCGGAGCGAGGAGCTCTGCCTTTCCAGGGCTTCAGACACTGCCAGCAGAACTGACAGGCCTTCTGGTCGGATTTACAGATGGTGCACTCCACGCACAGGTTGGTCAGGTCGTCCCTCTCTATGTAGGATTTACAGCCAGGACactggaggagacagaggagcagcactaaacaccacagaagaacaaAGCAGACAGGACGTGTGTATGTGCTgtgaaccctctggtgtccaggggcctcatgtacaaaggctgcgtacgcacaaaaacgtGGCATACGCCCTTTTctacgctcacgttcagatgtacaaagagtgacatgaccgtggaaatgtgagGTGCTCCACTCCAACTCCACAGCTGGCGTTTGCATGTTTCTAGTGCTGTGGAACCACTggtgacacttagaggtgacactgggaaactgttaagaacgtgacaaaggtcattcctctgattgatgtgcacatcagagatacacagaagaacaatgaacacaccagcacgtcatcctactgccacaGCAGCACCCCCCCACACATACAAGAACcggaccctggacccatcagtgcCAATCCTGCCATCTGAACAGGATGGGATTTCAACCacatgaagagacaaggacacagaacTCACTTGTTGATAAATGTATTCAATGTAATATTAATGTTTGtgggaacatttattagtcggtccaggcGCTCATTGATGCCACCGATTGCCCCCATGATGTCCAGCTTGTGACTCGGGTGAGCACGGGTTAGGACACGGCCAAGGACGGGCACCAGCTGTCTGCTGGACCGGAGGAAACCCACGGTCTGTGACAGGAGGCTGGGACTGCATCTGACCGTCCTCTGAGTGTCTTTTGGGAAATCATAAATGGAATAATTAAACACAAGTCGAAGTCTTTGGTTTCCTCTTTGACATTCTGGCATGatcacgcatgaacctttatctagtttagctgtgatcagactgtgtatgacccatagaatgaactcatgtgtgacttacactaatactaaacCTATATTTACCTTGGGGCTGATCCCagtcagtcctgtcagaccagtgtcagaccagtgt comes from Sphaeramia orbicularis chromosome 18, fSphaOr1.1, whole genome shotgun sequence and encodes:
- the LOC115438647 gene encoding probable E3 ubiquitin-protein ligase ARI5, with translation MNQEEKTYDRNDSTLVFVNRPDDLDPFPPDEGDLCLRAQMSCGHAVTPQSLTAWCRSLLDKGQYKFKCPALKDGTLQRCDEVWAYSEVRRLAVLTNEEMQYFEENIARMAATEYCEYKTCPGCKSYIERDDLTNLCVECTICKSDQKACQFCWQCLKPWKGRAPRSDRCDNDGCTNHELQLLKNCKTTILNQVQGVGEVPSIRACPTCGQKVEHDKTGCKNILCPRCQVEFCFVCLKLTPKCLETSSYYVPCSGGVAPRQTSIPVWRRN